In Trifolium pratense cultivar HEN17-A07 linkage group LG7, ARS_RC_1.1, whole genome shotgun sequence, a genomic segment contains:
- the LOC123898702 gene encoding cyclin-dependent protein kinase inhibitor SMR13-like → MAPVCTRSRMKLQKVLIEDRKQKKATKTSTFKCATTTAITSSSVENTETEPKSITSSSSSSSSSSGCCTPKAKRFRIPEMLTCPPAPKKRRVNPSAACLSINRSPIALFSSPDIELFFFSALKNVSV, encoded by the coding sequence ATGGCACCAGTTTGTACAAGAAGTAGAATGAAGTTACAAAAAGTACTTATTGAAGACAGAAAGCAGAAAAAAGCAACGAAAACAAGTACTTTTAAGTGTGCTACAACAACAGCTATCACTTCTTCTTCAGTTGAAAACACAGAAACAGAACCTAAGAGCAttacttcatcatcatcatcatcatcatcatcaagtgGTTGTTGTACACCAAAAGCTAAGAGATTCAGAATACCAGAGATGTTAACATGTCCACCAGCACCTAAGAAGAGAAGAGTAAATCCTTCTGCAGCATGTTTATCTATTAATAGATCACCAATAGCATTGTTTTCTTCACCTGATAttgaactttttttcttctctgcACTTAAGAATGTATCAGTATAA